One part of the Thiomicrospira cyclica ALM1 genome encodes these proteins:
- a CDS encoding LexA family protein, with protein sequence MASKDKSGRGGKREGAGRKAGSGPYGEATKVMRVPGSKVTLIKTWLQQWQEPCERHTFDLEPGFKGVNPITELALPVFSHKVIAGFPSPADDNQEETIDLNEVFVPHTKTSFVVRVQGDSMQQAGILPGDQLVIDRSITPVSGNIVIASVNGDLTLKRLIKQAGQIWLYPENPAYQPIAVAEETELVIWGVVVSVLRKLI encoded by the coding sequence ATGGCTAGCAAGGACAAATCAGGACGTGGCGGTAAGCGGGAGGGAGCTGGTCGTAAGGCAGGCAGTGGTCCTTATGGCGAGGCCACCAAGGTGATGCGCGTACCTGGATCGAAAGTCACTCTTATTAAAACCTGGTTACAACAGTGGCAAGAACCTTGCGAACGGCATACTTTCGATTTAGAGCCTGGCTTTAAAGGCGTTAATCCAATCACCGAATTGGCCTTGCCCGTGTTTAGCCACAAGGTAATTGCGGGTTTTCCCTCACCAGCTGATGACAACCAAGAAGAAACGATTGATTTGAACGAGGTTTTTGTGCCTCATACAAAAACCAGCTTTGTGGTGCGAGTTCAAGGCGATTCGATGCAACAGGCGGGGATTTTGCCGGGTGATCAATTGGTGATTGATCGCAGTATTACACCAGTGTCCGGCAACATTGTTATCGCCTCGGTGAATGGGGATTTAACCCTGAAGCGATTAATTAAACAAGCAGGACAGATTTGGCTCTATCCTGAGAATCCAGCCTATCAACCCATTGCTGTAGCTGAGGAAACTGAGCTGGTTATTTGGGGAGTCGTTGTTTCAGTGTTACGCAAGTTAATTTAG
- a CDS encoding PhoH family protein gives MTASTQPRLFILDTNVLMHDPMALFNFDEHDIFIPMTVLEELDAAKKGMSEVARNVRETNRLMDQIINGSNFEMLKSGLALDNIYPTKRKAEISHLGKLFFETAPLNADLPVAIPSHKADNQILKVGLALKNEFPDRNVTLVTKDINMRIKASAVGLHSEDYYNDRVLEDADLLYTGYELLPDNFFEQHSDHMKAWQNEGRTFYELKLEPNSHWYPNQCLISPNDSGFSAIIRKIDNQLATLETLTDYGSKSHAVWGINARNVEQNMAMNFLMDPDIDFVSLLGPAGTGKTLLALACGLEQTLDSSIYNEIIMTRATIPIGEDIGFLPGTEEEKMTPWMGALMDNLEVLTASDGQHTDWEKQSTGELVSKRIKIKSLNFMRGRTFMKKYIIIDEAQNITPKQMKTLITRAGAGTKIICLGNIGQIDTPYLTETTSGLTYVVDRFKDWAHGAHMTLKQGERSRLAEFASDVL, from the coding sequence ATGACGGCATCAACTCAACCAAGACTATTTATCCTTGATACCAACGTTTTAATGCATGACCCCATGGCATTGTTCAATTTTGACGAACATGACATTTTTATCCCTATGACTGTATTAGAAGAATTGGATGCCGCAAAGAAAGGCATGTCAGAGGTTGCAAGAAATGTTCGCGAAACCAATCGTTTAATGGATCAAATCATTAACGGATCTAACTTTGAGATGCTTAAGAGTGGACTGGCGCTGGACAACATCTATCCCACTAAACGAAAAGCAGAGATCAGTCACTTAGGTAAACTATTTTTTGAAACGGCGCCACTTAACGCTGATCTACCCGTTGCCATTCCTAGCCACAAAGCGGATAACCAAATTCTTAAAGTAGGCTTAGCTCTAAAGAACGAGTTTCCAGACAGAAATGTTACCCTGGTTACCAAAGACATTAATATGCGCATTAAAGCGTCTGCGGTCGGGTTGCACTCGGAAGATTATTACAATGATCGTGTGTTAGAAGATGCCGATTTGCTGTACACCGGTTATGAATTACTACCAGACAATTTTTTTGAACAACACAGTGACCACATGAAAGCCTGGCAAAATGAGGGTCGCACTTTTTACGAACTCAAGCTCGAACCCAATAGTCATTGGTATCCTAATCAATGCCTGATTAGCCCAAATGATTCAGGATTCAGCGCTATTATTCGCAAAATTGACAACCAGCTCGCAACACTCGAGACCCTAACGGACTATGGGTCAAAAAGTCATGCTGTGTGGGGAATTAACGCACGCAATGTCGAACAAAATATGGCAATGAACTTTTTAATGGATCCAGACATTGATTTTGTGTCACTATTGGGGCCAGCGGGTACCGGCAAAACCCTGCTTGCACTCGCTTGTGGCTTAGAACAAACACTTGATAGCAGCATCTACAACGAAATCATTATGACCCGCGCCACCATCCCAATTGGCGAAGATATTGGCTTCCTACCGGGCACTGAAGAGGAAAAAATGACCCCTTGGATGGGTGCGCTGATGGATAATTTAGAGGTACTTACTGCAAGCGACGGACAACACACTGATTGGGAAAAGCAAAGTACTGGCGAACTAGTTAGCAAGCGCATCAAAATAAAATCACTAAACTTTATGCGCGGTCGTACTTTCATGAAAAAGTACATTATTATTGACGAAGCTCAAAACATTACCCCAAAGCAAATGAAAACTCTCATTACGCGTGCGGGTGCCGGCACCAAAATTATTTGCTTGGGTAATATAGGTCAAATTGACACCCCCTATCTAACAGAGACCACTTCGGGTTTAACCTATGTTGTTGATCGCTTTAAAGATTGGGCACATGGCGCCCACATGACTTTAAAACAAGGCGAGCGGTCTCGACTGGCAGAGTTTGCCTCCGATGTACTTTAA
- a CDS encoding peroxiredoxin, translating to MDFAAQTDQQLRLQTFSLPATPDQVISEQTLLGQHTVLYFYPKDNTPGCTQQGQDFRDLYPAFVKQNCHVYGVSKDSLKQHQSFKEKYNFPFELISDPEEKLCKAFKVIKLKKNFGKEYMGIERSTFLLNPQGDVIASWRKVRVPNHAQDVLKKLTQV from the coding sequence ATGGATTTTGCAGCCCAGACCGATCAGCAGCTACGCCTGCAAACATTTAGCCTTCCTGCGACACCGGATCAGGTCATTAGTGAACAAACATTGCTTGGTCAGCATACCGTTTTGTATTTTTACCCTAAAGACAACACCCCTGGATGTACACAACAGGGACAAGACTTTCGTGATCTTTACCCAGCCTTTGTAAAACAAAATTGTCACGTTTATGGCGTATCCAAAGATAGCTTAAAACAGCATCAAAGTTTTAAGGAAAAATATAATTTTCCATTCGAACTCATTAGTGACCCTGAAGAAAAACTCTGTAAGGCTTTTAAGGTTATCAAGCTAAAGAAAAACTTTGGCAAAGAATATATGGGCATCGAACGCTCAACTTTTTTACTCAATCCGCAAGGTGATGTTATCGCATCTTGGCGGAAAGTACGTGTTCCCAATCACGCGCAAGATGTATTAAAAAAACTTACCCAGGTTTAA